GCGCGATCAGCTCGTAAATCGTCACCCCCGCCGCCCAATAGAACCCCTCCGGGAAACCGAGCGAACTCAACCATTGGCCAAATCCAGTGACGTTTGGGTCCCAATGGCCGGCGCGAAACGCGCCGTGGATGAAAATCAGGATCGCAGTAACGATGCGAACGGCATCGAGCGCGCGGGCCGCGCGTCCCGCTTCAGCGGCAGGTCCAAACATTGTGCCCCCTCACAGGCGGCGCAGTGCGCCGAGCAATGTCTGCATATCCTGCGGCAGCGGCGCTTCGAACCGCAACGCCTGTTCGGTAATCGGATGAACAAACCCCAACACGGCTGCGTGAAGGGCCTGACGCGGGAAGCCGCGTGCGGCCTCGTCCGCCTCAACCGCGTGTGGGCCAACCGCTTTCAGCGCGCGCTGCTTGCCGTAAAGCGGATCGCCGATCAGCGGGCAGCCAAGATGGGCCAAATGCGCGCGAATTTGGTGCGTGCGGCCGGTTTTCAGGCGGCATTCGATCAACGCCGCCGCCGGATGGCCGGCGCTGGCGCCATCGAGCTGGCCGAAGCTTTCAATGGTCCAATAATCGCTGATCGCCATCTTGCCGGCTTCGGTTTCGGGATTGCGCGCGACCACGAATTTCCGCCGATCCTCGCCTGAGCGCACCAATCGGTTCTCGATCCGCCCGGTACGTTCGTGCGGGGCGCCGCGCGTGACGGCGTAATACACACGCTCCAAATCGTGCTTGGCGAACAATTTGGCGAGGCCGCTATGGGTTGCGTCGTTCTTGGCGACGACGATGAGGCCGGTCGTGTCTTTGTCGATGCGATGGACGATGCCCGGCCGCGCCACGCCGCCGATGCCCGATAAGCTATCGCCGCAATGCGCCAGCAGGGCGTTCACCAAAGTGCCGCGCATCGAGCCCGGCGCCGGGTGCACGGCCATCCCAGCTGCTTTGTTCACGACAACCAGGTTTTCGTCCTCGAACACGATCTCCAGCGGAATCGCTTCAGGCAGCGGCGCCGCTGGTTCGGGCGGCGGGAGGATGAGTTCGTAGCGGGCCCCGGCGCGCGTCTTCTCCTTCGCGTGCGTCACCGGCGCGCCGTCGGCGGTCAATTTGCCTGCGCCGATGAGCCCTTGGACGCGCGAACGTGAAAGGTCGGGCCAGAGCTTGCCCAGCCACACGTCCACGCGCTCGCCCACCGTCTCCGGTGGCGCGACGGCGGCGCGCAATTGGCCGCTTTCGGTTTCTTCAAGTTCGTCTTCGGACATTGGCGCTGCATCACCCCCTCCTCTCGAGAGGAGGGGGCAGGGGGTGGGGTGAAGGCTCGACGTTCGCAATACTTGGCGCTGCGGAAGAATGCGAGCGCTTGACCATTTGGGCGTGTGCGCATCACCCCGCCCCCTGCCCCCTCCCCTTGAAGGGGAGGGGGTCGCGCTCAGCTTTGTGGCGGTCCATAAAGCGCTGGGGGAGGGGTGGTTGGCGCTCGATTTCACAACACTGGCTGTCGCCTACCTGATCGGCGTCGGATTCCTGCTGCTGGGTTACGTTGCGGCGGGCCCGGTTTGGGTGGAGCGGCATTCGATTCAGATCGCCGGCCCCGGTCGCCCTCGCCGGGTCTCTGGTTTTTGGGGCGAGTGGGTGCTCTTCACCGGCTGCGCCGCCGTGGCCGCCACCGTGCGCGCCTTCACCGATGTCGCCATTGTCCGCGACATGCTGGCGCCCAATTGGTTCGCCGCACTCGCGGTGTTCCTCATCATGATCGGCGTGGTGTTGCTTTATTCCGGCAGCGTTGTTTCGGCGGCGCGCAAGGAGGGGCATGACGCGGTGTATTGCCGGCGCTTACGCAACGCGTACACGCCCTACGCGTTCTACGCCGCCATCCTGTTCGCCGGCGGCATCATGGTGTTGGCGCTGCTGGCGGTGGAGTTCGCCCACGACCAGCGGGCGTTCGACACGCAAGCCCAGATCGTCCGCCAATCGGTGGACGCTGCGGTCGCCGCCGCGCGATCGCCGGGCGATGCGATGGAGGCCGCGCGGCGCGGACTTACTTATTTGGAGGATGCGGTCGGTGAGATCGCCGTGTCGCAGAACATCCTGCAAGATCAGATGAACCCCGTGTTTATTTTCGCGGCAGTGATTTTCGCGGTGAACATCCTGATCGTGCTGTCGCCCATCCGACAAGCCTTCATGCAGGGCGCGGTGGATGCTACGCACGTCACCACGGGCATCGCCATCGCCGGCATCTTGATTGCCGGGTTTATGAGCTATTTCATGTCTTACGCGCAGGTGATCCAGGATACGCTCGCGCGTATGGAGGCGGCGCATCCGTCGGCTGAATTGGGCGCGTGGGATTTGTCGCAACGCTATAACCAAATGGTGGTGGAATTGAACCGCAGCAAGAATCTGCTGGGCTTTGCACAAGCGATCGGCGGGGAGGGGTCGGGGCTGGCGCTGTTCGCCGCCGCAATCCAATTCACGGTCGATCGCATTCCAAGCAAAGAAGAACGCAAGGCGGAGGCGTGAGATGCGGCGTATTCTTATCGGCGCGATTATCGTGCTTGCGCTGCTTGGCGCGTGGGTCGGCGTATTTCTGATGGTGAACAAAAACGCAGTCGCTCAAAGCGCTGATGTGCGCCTCGACGCCGGCGCGAGCGACGCTGTCGCCGGCGAGACGCTCGACATTTTCAATTGGAACTTGGGGTATGGGGGCCTAGGCGCCGAGAGCGATTTCATCGCCGATGGCGGAACCCACATGTTCCCGCCCTCGCAACGCGCGGTTCGCGCCAACGTCGCCGGCATCGAGGAGATGCTCCGTTCAATAAACGATGACGTTATTCTGTTTCAGGAATTGGCCCACGGCGGCCCGGTGAACTACTGGGTGAACCTCAAGCAACACGTTGACGACACGCTCGCTGGGCGCAACCGCGTGTTTTTTGCGGACTTCAAAACGCGGCTGATGCCGTGGCCGCTGCGTATGGAGCACGGGCAGGCCATTTATTCGCGATTGGCCATCGAAAACGCCGATGTCGTGCCGCTGCCCGCGGAAGATTCCGGCATCTTCGGCGTGCGCCGGCGCTACGCGTCGGTGGTTGCGCGGTTGCCGATGCAGAATGGCCCCGGCTGGACCATCGCCAGCGTTCATCTGGCCGCATTCGATGAAGACGCCGCCGTGCGGACGCGGCAATTGCATGAGGTGCTCGCTTGGGCGCAGCGCGAGTATCAAAGCGGCCGCCACGTCGTCATCGGCGGGGATTGGAACTTCCAGATCGCCGATACGAATTTCCCACACAACACCGATGAGCGTTTCCTGTTCTGGCTCTTTCCGTTCCCGCAAGACGCTCTGCCGGAGGGCTGGCGGATCGCTGCCGATGCAAGCATCCCCAGCGTGCGCACCAATCACAAGCCGTATGTCGCCGGCGAGAATTACGTCACCACCATCGATGGCTTCATCGTGTCGCCCAACGTCGCGGTGGAAAGCGTCAACGGATTTGATCTGGGCTTTGCCCACACGGATCACCAACCTGTGCACGTGCGCGTGCGGGCCATTGCGCCGGGAGCCACGCCATGAAGGCCAACGCAAAACTCACGCGCCGCGCCGCTCTGGTGGCGGGCGCAAGCGTCGCAGCCGCCTGCGCGCGCGGCGCCGAGACGCCGCCTTATGAGGGCGGCGTGCAGTTCCTGCACGGCGTCGCTTCCGGTGACCCTCAGCACGATCGCGTGGTCATCTGGACGCGCGTGACGCCGGACGCCGCAGGCCCGGTGCCGGTGCGGTGGATCCTCTCGCGCAACCGGGAACTCACCGATGTCGTGAAAACTGGAATCATCGATGCCACGGAAGCGCGCGACTACACCGTGAAGATCGACGTCACGGGTCTCCGCGCGGGCGCGCCATATTTTTACGGCTTCCGCGCCGGACAAGCGGAAAGCATGATCGGCAAAACTAAGACGTTGCCGCGCCGCAGTATTGAGCAAGTGAAGGTCGCCGTCGCTTCCTGTGCATCTTATACGCACGGCTTCTTCAATGCTTACGCAGCGTTGGCGCAACAGACCGATCTCGACGCGGTGATCCACCTCGGTGACTACATTTACGAATACGGCATCAACGGTTATGGGGGCGCCGTCGGCCTGCGCTTGGGGCGCGTGCTCCAGCCCGAAGTCGAGTGCCTCTCGCTTGCGGATTATCGTCTCCGCCACGCGCAAGCCAAGCGCGAAGAGGAATTGCAAGCTGCGCACGCGATCGCGCCCTGGATCGTGGTTTGGGACGACCACGAGACCGCCAACGACCTCTGGTCAACCGGCGCGGAAAATCACAGCGCAAGCGAAGGCGCGTTCGCCGCGCGCAAGCAGGCCGCGCTGCAAGCGTATTACGAATGGATGCCAATCCGCGATCCCGAGCGGGGTCGCGCCTTCGAGGCGATCAACCGCAGCTTCCGTTTCGGCGATGTGATGACGCTCATCATGCTGGAGACGAGGCTGCTCGCGCGCACGCAGCCGCTCGACTACAACACGACATTCCCGATCGCGATGCAGCGTTGGGACTTCGCAAACCCCGCGCAACCCATCGCGTTGCGCGACACTGAGGCGGACACGCCGGCAATGCGCCGCCTGCCGGCGATCTTCGAAGTGGCGGGCGGCGAAATTCGGCCGGTGCTCGACTGGCGTCGCGCGCAGAACCTCGTGGGCAATGCGCAATCGTTGCCGCAGGGCTTCTTTCTCGGCCCAGACATGACGGCGCTGGACGCGCTGATGAACGACCCCGAGCGTCAATTGATGGGGCAGGCGCAGGAGCAATGGCTCGCGCGCGAACTGGCGGCGTCGAAGAACGCCAGCGTCGCGTGGCAGGTGCTCGGCAATCAGGTGCTGATGTCGAAAATCATCGCGCCTGATCTGTCGCGGACGCCTCCAGCGCTCGCGCAGGCGCTTGAAGCGCTCCAACCCGGCGTGTCACGTCTGCTTGGCTTCACACGCTGGCCGATCCCAGTGACGCCAGACGGCTGGGACGGTTACGCCGCGAACCGCGCCCGCGTGCTCGATATGATCCGCAACGCCCGCGCCAACACGCTGGTGCTGACCGGCGACAGCCACGCGGCCTGGGCCAATGAGGTGCAGGATCGCAATGGCCGCGCGGCCGTGGAACTCGGCACGACGTCGATCACATCAGCCAGCAATGCGAGCTATTTCGCGCAAGTCGGCATCGACTTCGCTGATGGCCTGCGGCTGCGCAACCCGCACATAAAATGGACTGATCAGGAGCATCATGGCTTCCTGGTGGTCACGCTAAACAATCAGGAAGCGCTTGCGGAATATTTCGTCGTCTCGACAGTCTCGTCGAAGGAGTTCGAAACCTCGCGCGCCGCCGCCTTCACGATCGCCAACACCACCGAAGGGGCGGGCGAGATCACGCCGGCTGGTTAGGTCTTCAACGCGCCCAGACGCGACACCGCGTTCATGCCGCGCATGAACGCGTCAAGCTCGGCGGAAGGTTCGCCCTTCAGCCATTCCTCGGCCAGTTCACCGAACACCGGCGCGTACTTGAAGCCATGGCCTGAACACGCCGAAAACAAGAGCACACGCTCGTGCGCGGCGCTCTGCGCAATCAGGAAATGCTCGTCCGGCGTCACCGTGTAGAGGCAACGCTGCATGCGTAACGGCTTTGGATCGTGTTTCGGAAAATGCCGGCGGATTTGCTCAGCCAGCATGTCCGCGTCCGCATCGTCAGGATCGCGCACGTCGCCGGGGTCGTCCACGGCGCCGCCAAGCGCGTGCAATCCAATCTTATAATGCCCACGCGGAGCGGGCATGCCGTAGAGGCCTTCTTCGTTGTCGGCGCACAGGATTGGCAACATGCGCGGCTCGGGTGTCGCAAACCAACCCACGATCCGGCGTTTGATTTCAAGCCGTTTCGCGAACTCCGGCAGCAGCGTGCGCGCCCACGCGCCGCCGGCGACAATCACTGCATCGAATTCGCGCGTCTCGCCATTGATTGTCAGAATTGGGCCCTCAATCGGCGCCTGCACAAGCGTGTTGGCGTAGAGATGGGCGCCCCAGCGCGGCGCCTGGCGGATCAGGAAGGCGCGCACCGCATCGGCGGCGATCACGCCGGCATCATCTTGGCGCAGCACGTCCCATTCGCGCGGCATCGCCAGATAGCCGCGAGTCAGAGCGTGCAGCACATCACCTCGCAACGTCGTCGCTTCTGGCGGCGCGAGGCGCAGGCACGTCTCCATGAACGGCGAGCCTTTTGGCCCCGCCATCACGCCGCCCGTCCATTCGATCAGCGGCCGCCCCGCCAAGCCTTCCCATGTCCGCCATTGCGGCTGCGCGCGTTTGGCGAGGCGCTGATAAATCTCGTCTTCGCCGGGCGTTAGGCGGATGATGCGCGTGTCGCCGTGCGACGACCCACGCTCGTGCATCAACTCAAATTGTTCGAAGCCCGAAACGTCGTGGCCGGCAATCGCCAGGCGCGCGCAGATGCTCAAGCCCGCAACGCCCAAACCGACAACGGCGACCTTCAACCGCGCACTCCCGCGCGGCGCCCGATCAGGCGGCCATATCGAGCCGCTCCGCGCCGCGTTCGACAAGCATCGCCGAAAGCGTGCGCGGGTCAATCGCCTTGTGGTTCAGCGTTCCGTCGCGGCCGATCGCGCGCATGAGCGTCTCATGCACGAACTGGTTCGACGCATTGAGATCGCGCCCGCAAAATTGCGCGTACGACCTCAACGCGTCGGCCAGGGCAAGGAATTGGTCTGCTGTCACGAGTGCGTGGATCGACTGAGTCGAAGACAAGATCGTGACGCGATTGAGTCAATTGTGACGTATTAATTAACGTGAACGCGCGCCGTTGTTCTCGCGCTCCAATTCCTCGTCATTCCGGGGCTCGCGAAGCGAGAGCCCGGAACCCAGGGGATGACAGAGCTGTGGGTTTGCCCCTGGGTTCCGGGTTCGCCTTCGGCGCCCCGGAATGACGACGGATTTCACTTCCGCAGAACTAAGAACTGAGTGCGCCATCCTTCGAGATGCTGCGATAGAAACAGCTCCGCGCGCCCGTGTGGCAGGCCGCGCCCGTTTGCTCCACGCGCAGCAGCACCGCGTCTTGATCGCAATCGATCCGCACCTCGACCACACGCTGCGTGTGGCCGCTTTCCTCGCCCTTGCGCCAGAGCCTGTTGCGTGAGCGCGACCAATACGTCGCTTGCCCCGTTTCCAGCGTGAGCTTCAACGCTTCCGCATTCATCCACGCCAGCATCAGCACCTCGCCCGTGGCGTGATCCTGCGCCACCGCGGCGATCAGGCCATTGGCGTCAAAGCGCGGTGTGAGGGTGGAGCTGCTCTCGATCGTGGACATGGGGCCAAGCGTACCGCGCTCACATTCGCGCGAGAAGACCGCATTCGGCTTCACGAGCGGGTGAGGCGCTGAGCCGCGCCGTTGCCGCCGGTTTGCCCGGCGCGCCTAATCGTCCGCACGGGAGGAATACATGCGCACCATCATCTTTTCCTTGCTGGCGCTTGTTGTCGGCGGCGTCGCTCAGGCGCAGGACATGGCCGAGGAGGCGATTGTCGTCACTGGCGCGCGCTATGTTCAGCGCTACGAGAGCTTCACCATTCCGCACGTGTCGCTGCTGCGGCGCGCAGACTTCGCGGCCGCCAATCTCACGATTTCCTCCGATACGCGGGATGCGAACGCCCGCAGCCAGGAGCTTCGGAGTGCGCTCCAAGGGCTCGCACGAGCGCAAAACCGGAATGTCAGCCTCGGCATCCTTGACGACAGCGACCAGGAAGACGGCCAAACCCGCGTGCGTCCGTTCAGTGTCGAACGGGCGATGGACTTGCTGTCCGGCGGCTCCCGCGCCGACACCTCGCAAATCACCATCGTCATGCGCACGCCCATCAGCGCCGAGGACACGCCCGATAGCGTTGCGGCGCGTCTCGACGCCTTCCGGCAAGCGACGCCTCGCCCCGGTCGCATTGAAGCGTTTCGCGGCCAGCTCGAACTGGTGATCCTCAACCCGCCGCAATATCGCGCCGCCGTGGTGTCAGAGATCGCCGCGGACGCCGCGCGCATCGCGCAAAACTTGGGCGACGGCTACGGCGCGCAGCTTGAAGGACTGGAAAGCGCGCTGGCATGGAAAAGAGCCGGAGATTTGGATCTCCGGCTCTTCGTTCCGTATCGTCTGGTGATTATGCCGCGTCGTCCGGCCTGATCAGTACCCAGCCAGCTTCAAGAAGCGATCGCGCAATTCGACGTTTTCCTTGAACGCGCCGGTGAAGCTCGTCGTCACCGTGGTGACGTCCTTGTGGTGGACACCGCGCGTGCTCATGCACTGATGCTCGGCGTCGATCAAAACCGCCACGCCCAGAGGCTTCAGCGCGTCGGCGATGGCGTGCGCGACCTGCGCGGTCATCGTCTCTTGAGTCTGCAAGCGCTTGGCGAAGATTTCGACGACGCGCGCGATCTTGGAAATGCCGACGACGCGATCTGTCGGCAGATAAGCGACGTAGGCCTTTCCCAGAAACGGCGCGATGTGGTGCTCGCAATGGCTCTCCACGTCGATCTTCTTGAGCATGACCATGTCGTCATAGCCCGACACTTCTTCGAACGTGCGAGACAGCTCTTCGTTCGGGCAGAGGTCGTAGCCGCGAAACCATTCGCGATACGCGTCGACGACGCGCTGCGGCGTATCCAGCAAGCCTTCGCGTTCGGGATCGTCCCCCGCCCAAGCGATCAGCGTGCGCACTGCCTCCATCGCCGCTTCGCGCGAAGGTCGCTTCTGCTCGGCCTCATCAGGCGAGCGCCACTTCAGAATTTCACTCATGGGGGAGGTTGGTCCTTGGTCTGAGGGACGGAGGTCGAGCCGGGAGGGTTCCGAGGCTCATACGAGCCAAATGGACACCCGGACTTAACGCCCGCCCGAGATTTACCCTCAGGCAGCCGGGCCCTCATGGCCCCGCAATTAATCCATATGGAGTGTAGCACGCGGGATCGCTAGAACCCACCCCCATGCAAATCAGCCTGACCAACACCATGACGCGGCGCAAGGAGCCGTTTGTCCCCGCCGATCCGGCCCGGGTGACGATGTATGTGTGCGGGCCGACGGTCTACAATCACCCCCACATCGGCAACGCCCGCCCGCCTGTGGTGTTCGACACGCTGTTTCGGCTGCTGCGCCATGCCTATGGGGAAGGTGCGGTGATTTACGCGCGCAACTTCACCGACATCGACGATCGCATCATCGCCGCCGCCAACAAAGCTGGCGTGCCGATCGAAGCGATCACGGAGAAATTCGCCAACATCTACGAAGACGACATGCGCGCGCTCGGCGTCATCACGCCGACCTTGCGGCCGCGGGCGACCCAGCATGTCGGCGACATGATCGCCATGATCCAAAAGTTGATCGACATTGGTGCGGCGTACGCGGTGTCGAGCGGCGTCTATTTCGCGGTCGCCAAGGACGACGATTACGGCAAGCTCTCGAACCGGAGCCAGGACGATCTCAAAGCCGGCGCGCGCGTCGAGGGAGAGGACGACAAACGCGGCTCGTCTGATTTCGCACTCTGGAAAACCCACAAGCCTGGCGAGCCGTTCTGGGAAGCGCCGTTCGGCAATGGCCGCCCCGGCTGGCATATCGAATGCTCGGCCATGATTGAATCGCAGCTCGGCGGCACGATCGACATTCACGGCGGCGGCCTCGATCTCATCTTCCCCCACCACGAAAACGAAATCGCCCAAAGCGAAACCGCGCACGGCCACGCATTGGCGCGCGTCTGGATGCACAACGGCTTCCTGACGATGGACGCGACGAAGATGTCGAAATCCCTCGGCAACATCGTCACCGTCCGGGAATTGCTCGACGATGGCTGGCAAGGCGAGACGCTGCGGTGGGCGTTGCTCAGCGCGCATTACCGGGCGCCCCTCGATTGGAGCGACGATCTGATGCGCCAGGCGCAAGCGAGCTTGGATCGCCTCTACGGCGCATTGCTGCGGTTGAAGGACGTCGAACCCGCTGACGTAGACGCCCCGCGAGCTTTCCTCGACGCCCTTGCCGACGATCTCAACACGCCCGAAGCCATCGCCGAAATGTTCGCGTTGGCGACTGCCGCGAACGTCGCCAAGAAGCCGGCGGAACAGGCCGAAGCCAAAGGGCGCTTGATGGCGTCGGCGAAGCTCCTGGGCGTACTCCAGGATGATCCTGCGCAATGGTTCCGCGCTTCGTTCGGGGAACGAGCGGTAGAGATCGACGCGCTCGTCGCCGAACGCGTCGCCGCCCGCGCGGCCAAGAACTACGCCGAATCCGATCGCTTACGCGACGCGCTGGCTGAGCGCGGCGTTGAAGTCATGGACGGGCCGTCGGGCTCGACGTGGCGGCGCAAGACATAAGCTCACCACACTCTCGCCGCGCCAAAGGTGTCGGGTGCCTCTCCCATGGAGGCGCCGATGAAATGGTTTTTAGCACTCACACTGGCGCTATCGGCTTGCAGTGCGCAGCCGAACTCTTCCGCGCCCGAGCCAGCGCCTGCGGCGTCCGTTCCGCCGCTCGCGCAGCCCAATGTCACGATGGAAGCCGATCCCCCGCCACCCTTCACCTATTGGGCGCCTGAAGGATCGACGATCCGCAATCACCCGCATGCGCCGGGCATCTGGCATGCCTTCGTCGATGGCCGACAAACCGACATCTATTTCGGCGACGCGTGCCGCGCGTCAGAGTGGCAGTATCTTGTCGGCCAGCCGTTGCAATCGCTGCCGCGGACGCCTGCCGGCATGGAGCTGCGCCCATCTTGCGAAACCTGTGCCGTCAACAGCGACCTCCGCCGTAACCGGATCAACGTCCTGTTTGACGAGCCTACCCAAACGATCACCAAAATCGCCTGCTATTAGCGCGGCAGTTCGGCAATTGCCCCGGCCCGCCACGACCTCTAAGGCTGCCGTCAGGGGACATCCAGGAGTAGGCATGCGCTTTTCCGCATTGGTTTTGGCCGTCGCGCTTGGTGCGTGCGCGGCGACGAGCGAAGTCGTCGGCAGCGTGACTGGCGCAGAAGAAATCCCCAACCCGTTCCCCGTAGCGCGCGGTTCGGCGATCGCCCCGCCGGGATCCGCCGCGGCTGGGCGCGGCGCGCCGCCCGAAGGTAGGGCGGGGGCGGTGGATTTCGGCCAATGGCGCAGCGCCGATCCGGTGGCCTACGCGAGCGCCTGGCAATCGCAGATGCAAACGCTGGTGGGCGCAGACCGCGCCGGCGCGCGCTCCGCGCTGCAACAGAGCGGCTTTGCGTGCGAGGGAACGGGTGAGCGGCTCGATTGCCGCATCGAGATCATGGACAACCAGTGCGCCTATGATTGGTACGTTGTCGCCGAAGCCGGGCGCCGCGATCCCGCCGCAGGCTTCGATAAGATGTGCCTCGGCGCGCGCCGCTGAGCATGGTAGAGATCCCCACCATGAAGAAGCTGATCGCCGTCATCGCCCTCGCGCTCACCGCCGCCGCATGCGGCACTGTGCAAACATCGACGCCGCCGAGGACCGCCCCTCCGGGCATCCCATCGACGCCGCTCGAACTCGGCAATTGGCAGAGCGCATCGGTTGGGCTGACGCTGACGCAATTCGCCGAAAACGTCGCACGGCGCTATCGTCCGGGCCTCGCGCTTTCCACGGTCAACGCCGATTTGCGCCGCCAGGATTTCAACTGCGCCAACAACACCGATAGCGTGCGCGGCGATCCGCCCGACGCGATCTGCCGCAAGACTGAAACCGTCAACGGCTGCACGCACACATGGCAGGTTCACCTGTTCGACGAGGACAACAACGCGATCCTGCTGCGCACGCGCGGCCTCTACGATCGCCGCTGCGGCAATGACGGCCTGCTTGGCGGTCCCGGCTAAGTCGCCAAATATTCCGCGATATCCTCGGGCTCAAGCGTGAGCATCGGCACGAGGCGGAGATTGAACGCGACATGCTGGCCAGCGAGCCGTGTGAGCGCTTGGCGGCCGGTCATCATCGCCCGCGGCGCCGCGGGACCAAGCACGCCGGCCAAGCGCGTCGCGCTTGAATAGATCAGGCCGACACTGAGATCCTCGCGCACCTGCATCATTCTTGGCGGCGAGTCCGGCGCCGTATTGGCGAGCGCCAGCGCCACCTGGGCCGTCAGCAGCTCCCGCCGAAAACCCGGCCGGAGCGCTGGATCGCGAAAGGCGTCCAAGAAGGCCCGCTCAAGCGCGTTCTCTGGCTGAATCTGGCCCAAAGTCAGCGCGGCTTGAGCGTGGGCGGCCTGGGGCAGGCCGGCCGCAGCGGCGAGGCCCGCGGTGACAAAAGTTCGTCTGCGCATGTCCAACCCCTAAAACCATCGGGCTCGGCCCGGCAAGCGCCCTCTCCAGTTGCTTGCCGACCGACCGGGGCCACATAAAGGCGCATGGAAGAACTCTATCACCCTCGTGTGCTCGAACTGGCCGCCGACACGCCCCATGTCGGCCGGCTCGATGCGCCCCACGGCGCGGCCACGAAAGTGAGCCGGGTGTGCGGATCGGTGGTGAGCGTGGAGCTGAGGCTGAAGGACGGCGTGGTGAGCGAAATCGCGGTTCACCCAAAAGCCTGCGCCCTGGGACAGGCCAGCACCTCAGTGCTGGCGCAAAACGCCATCGGCGCAACGCCCGCGGAAATCCGCGACGCGCGTGAGGCCTTGCGCGCGATGTTGAAAGATCGCGCCGCCCCGCCAACCGGCCGGTTCTGGGAACTGCGCCACCTCGAAGCCGTCCGCGACTTTCCACCGCGCCACGCCAGCACAATGCTGGCTTTCGACGCTGCGGTAGAGGCGTTGGAAAAAGCGCAGGCTCGCGTGGCGTGAGCGCTTCCGCGCCCCTCAAGCACGCTGACGCAAAAGCGCTGCGCAAGGCCGCGCTAGCGTACCCCGAGACGATTGAGGATTTTCCGTGGGGTCACTCGGCGTTCAAGGTCGCCGGCAAGAAAGCGTTCTTGTTCATGGGTGCGACGGATGACGGCGGCTTCTCCTGCTCGATGAAGCTGCCATTCCGCAACCAGGAGGCGCTGAAGATCAAAGGCGCCAAGCCCACCGAATACGGCCTCGGCCGTTCAGGTTGGGTGACGTTCGCGTTCAGCGCGAACGCCAAGCCCCCCTTGGCCAAGCTGATGGACTACCTGGACGAAAGCTGGCGCGCCGTGGCGCCAAAGAAGCTCTCCGCGGCTCATGTCCCGTCCGGGCCCGCAAAACGCGTCAAAAGCTAGGCGCGGCGCCCTTTCCCCGCTAGCGTCCCGCCCCGTGGGGACAGGGAGACGCACATGATCCGTTTGTTGGTGTTGCTATTGGTGATTGCTGGCGTCGCCGGCTACTTCACCCGGCCCGATGAAGCCACGATGCGCGCCGGCGCCGACGCCGTGCTGGAAGATCCGCAAAATATCTCCCAAGGCCTCGAAAGCATCGGCGCAACGCTCGCGGGAGACCGCGCCTACAGCGATTATTACGTGGCAACCAAGTATGTCGTCACCTTGAGCGGCGACCCTGTGGTTCAGTGCTGGGGCTATTTCCAGCAAGTGAGCTGCTCACGTGTGGTGCAAGCCGCAGCGGACTCGGCCAGCTGAGATGCGCCTGCTTCTGCTGCTGATCATCGCCGGTGTTGCGGCCTGGTACACCAACCCGACGCGCGAAGCGCACGAACTGCAAGCGCGCACCATCCTCGAAGCGGGCGCGCCAGCGGCCGATGGCGGCCTCACCCTCGATGACGTGATTGGCTACGCCAAGGGGATGC
This window of the alpha proteobacterium U9-1i genome carries:
- a CDS encoding difB protein — its product is MSASAPLKHADAKALRKAALAYPETIEDFPWGHSAFKVAGKKAFLFMGATDDGGFSCSMKLPFRNQEALKIKGAKPTEYGLGRSGWVTFAFSANAKPPLAKLMDYLDESWRAVAPKKLSAAHVPSGPAKRVKS
- a CDS encoding putative iron-sulfur cluster assembly scaffold protein for SUF system, SufE2, whose translation is MEELYHPRVLELAADTPHVGRLDAPHGAATKVSRVCGSVVSVELRLKDGVVSEIAVHPKACALGQASTSVLAQNAIGATPAEIRDAREALRAMLKDRAAPPTGRFWELRHLEAVRDFPPRHASTMLAFDAAVEALEKAQARVA
- a CDS encoding cysteinyl-tRNA synthetase, yielding MQISLTNTMTRRKEPFVPADPARVTMYVCGPTVYNHPHIGNARPPVVFDTLFRLLRHAYGEGAVIYARNFTDIDDRIIAAANKAGVPIEAITEKFANIYEDDMRALGVITPTLRPRATQHVGDMIAMIQKLIDIGAAYAVSSGVYFAVAKDDDYGKLSNRSQDDLKAGARVEGEDDKRGSSDFALWKTHKPGEPFWEAPFGNGRPGWHIECSAMIESQLGGTIDIHGGGLDLIFPHHENEIAQSETAHGHALARVWMHNGFLTMDATKMSKSLGNIVTVRELLDDGWQGETLRWALLSAHYRAPLDWSDDLMRQAQASLDRLYGALLRLKDVEPADVDAPRAFLDALADDLNTPEAIAEMFALATAANVAKKPAEQAEAKGRLMASAKLLGVLQDDPAQWFRASFGERAVEIDALVAERVAARAAKNYAESDRLRDALAERGVEVMDGPSGSTWRRKT